The proteins below come from a single Blattabacterium cuenoti genomic window:
- a CDS encoding glycerol-3-phosphate dehydrogenase/oxidase: MEYFLNRDRFLSVLKNVLIWDVIVIGGGATGIGIALDSSSRGYKTLLLEQSDFSKGTSSRSTKLIHGGIRYLAQGNIKLVYEALRERGYLLKNAPHLVKKKKFIIPIFSWKMGILYWTGLKLYEWLSGSFSFGNSIFLSKNEVLKNFPDIKNNGLKGGILYYDGQFDDARLSINLAQTCVKKGGVLLNYFQVKELKKNNGKISGVLAVDIETKKEYSLSSKVVINATGIFSESISKMDNPKCSLLIKPSQGTHIVLSKSFFSSEDSIVIPKTKDGRILFCIPWYDHVLVGTTDTQLKNNKNILDPIPLEEEIDFILQTFEKYFIKKPKKSDILSAFSGLRPLFYPNNNSTKTKDISRSHKIIISYSGLISIIGGKWTTYRKMAEDAINKAIDIGHLNKNYSITKNLKIHGSHCSLSNDKNFYWDKYGEDQYHIKDLIKKYPSLGKNIFTKNNIFCLTKAEVVWMVRYEMARTIEDILARRFRLLFLNAKKAIQIAPKIASLMSKELSQDKNWEKSQVTSFIRLARKYYYPSSNKQ, from the coding sequence TATTGTTATTGGTGGTGGAGCCACAGGTATAGGTATAGCTTTAGATTCTTCTTCGAGAGGTTATAAAACTCTTCTTTTAGAACAATCTGATTTTTCTAAAGGGACTTCTAGTCGTAGTACAAAATTAATTCATGGCGGAATCCGTTATTTAGCCCAAGGAAATATAAAGTTAGTATATGAAGCATTACGAGAAAGGGGGTATTTATTAAAAAATGCTCCTCATTTAGTGAAGAAAAAAAAATTTATTATTCCTATTTTTAGTTGGAAAATGGGAATATTATATTGGACAGGATTAAAATTGTATGAATGGCTATCTGGTTCTTTTAGTTTTGGAAACTCTATTTTTTTATCTAAAAATGAAGTTTTAAAAAATTTTCCTGATATAAAAAATAATGGATTAAAAGGAGGAATTTTATATTATGATGGACAATTTGATGATGCACGTTTATCTATTAATCTTGCACAAACTTGCGTTAAAAAAGGGGGGGTTTTATTAAATTATTTTCAGGTTAAGGAACTAAAAAAAAATAATGGAAAAATATCAGGAGTATTAGCGGTTGATATAGAAACTAAAAAAGAATATTCTCTTTCATCGAAAGTAGTTATTAACGCAACTGGTATTTTTTCTGAATCAATTTCTAAAATGGATAATCCTAAATGTTCTTTATTGATTAAACCTAGTCAGGGCACTCATATTGTATTAAGTAAATCTTTTTTTAGCAGTGAGGATTCTATAGTAATTCCTAAAACTAAAGATGGTAGAATTCTATTTTGTATACCATGGTATGATCATGTTTTAGTAGGAACTACAGATACTCAATTAAAGAATAATAAAAATATTTTGGATCCCATTCCATTAGAAGAAGAAATAGATTTTATTTTACAAACTTTTGAAAAATATTTTATTAAAAAACCTAAAAAAAGTGATATATTGAGTGCTTTTTCTGGTCTTCGTCCTCTTTTTTATCCTAATAATAATTCTACTAAAACTAAAGATATTTCTAGATCACATAAAATTATAATTAGTTATTCTGGATTAATTAGTATTATAGGTGGAAAATGGACTACATATAGAAAAATGGCTGAAGATGCCATTAATAAAGCTATCGATATCGGTCATTTAAATAAAAATTATTCCATAACAAAAAATTTAAAAATTCATGGATCACATTGCTCATTAAGCAATGATAAAAATTTTTATTGGGATAAATACGGGGAAGATCAATATCATATTAAAGATTTAATAAAAAAATATCCTTCATTAGGAAAAAATATTTTTACGAAAAATAATATATTTTGTTTAACGAAAGCTGAAGTTGTATGGATGGTACGTTATGAAATGGCTAGAACTATTGAAGATATTTTAGCGAGAAGATTCCGTTTATTATTTTTAAATGCAAAAAAAGCAATACAAATAGCACCTAAAATAGCATCTTTAATGTCTAAAGAACTTTCTCAAGATAAGAATTGGGAGAAATCGCAAGTAACCTCTTTTATTAGATTAGCGAGAAAATACTATTATCCTTCATCAAATAAACAATAG